The window TTCAAGGAAATGGTTGCCCGCGCCCAGCGTTCCCAATTGCGGCATCCCCCGTTCCAGCGCCCGGGCAGATACACCGGCAAGGTCGGCACCCTTCATCTCACCCTGCTCCTCAGTAAACTCTAAATCTTCCGGCGTGCCATAACCCTGTTCCACTGCCCAGCGCGCCCCTTTGGTTAAAACCTCGGCAACCGTCTTTTGCGAAATCCGGATTTTACCCTTTGAGCCCACACCGGACGGAACATTGTAGAAAATCGCCTGTACCAGTTTTTCCAGTAGTTCCGGTTTCAGGTCCTTGCGCTCAAGATTGGTGCGCAAGAGGCGCACACCACAGTTGATGTCATAGCCCACGCCACCGGGCGAAATCACGCCCTGATTCAGGTCAAAGGCAGCAACACCACCAATCGCAAAACCGTAACCCCAGTGGATATCGGGCATCGCGAGAGAGTTACCAACAATGCCCGGCAAGGTCGCCACATTGGCAACCTGTTCTGGTGCCTGGTCTGCCTTGATGTCTTCAATCAAAGTCGCATCCGCATAAATCACACCATCAACCCGCATCTCCGGCTTATAACTTCTGGGAATTAGAAGTTTGGTGTCGTCCAGTCTCTCTAAAGGTCCATTCCATCCTGCCATCAAAATATTATAAAAGGATATCCTGAATCAGTCAACCGCGTTGGGATTTTGTACGGCTATTGTCTCCTTGACTCTTTGTTTACCCCGGCGATAATATATATAAATGTATAAAGGAGGTTCGCAATGCGTTTCAAGGTCGGTTTGCTGATTGTGCCGTTTGTTCTTGGCTTGTGTTTAAGCCAGGAACTTCTGGTTAATGGCAACTTCGAACAGGAGTTGTCTATTGGCTGGACTTATACCGATAGCGGTCTCGGCACCCATCAGGTACAGCGCGGCACTGAATATCAACCGGACCCGGACTACGAAGCCTGGGTTTATCAATACGACAACCCGGGCTGGACAAGGCTCAGTCAAAAGGTTGATGTGCCGGGCATCGCCCTGAACCTATCCTTCTGGGCAAAGTTTACGGAAAGTGGTGGCACTTCGACCTGCTGGCCTGCAGCCTGCTTTCAGGTGTGCTACTATGATATCAACGACAACCGCCTGGGTGAAACCCGTTACTACTACTCCACCTACGCCACCTGGACACCAACTCCGACTTTAAGCCTCTACCGCATCACCAACCCGGACTGGAACCGGTACGAATTAAACATCGCCGATGAACTTATTGCCAATTTGCCCGGTATCAACCCGGGTGATATCGCCAAAGTTGAAGTTGCGCTCTGGAGTTATACCTATTCGGGCTGAGGCACTCCGGTGGCGGAGGTCTCCGCCGATGACATCTCCTTAATTAACAACAATCAAGGTCCTTACATCCTGCTCAGCAGCAGAACCGTTCTGGACTCGCCGCCGGGCGGCAACAACAATGGGCGATTTGACCCGGGGGAAACGGGCGGTTTAATTGTCGGCTTGCGCAACATCGGTAATCAGGGAGTGGACAGTGTCTATGTCAAGTTACGCTCTTCTGACAGCCGCTTCGTTATCACCGACTCAATCAGCTCCTACGGCTCAATTCCTGCTGGCGCAACCCGAACCAACGAAACCGACCCATTTGGCGTTCAGGTTGACCATTCAATCCCGATTGAAACACCGGTAACCCTTTACCTTTTCATCAACGGCACCGGCTACAACGACACAATTCGCTTTAACATCGTGGTTGGCGAATTACGACCTTCCGACCCGATACCGGACAACGGCAATCCGCCCCGTTACTGGGCTTACGACGACATTGACACCCTCTATCCCCAGCATCCCAACTTCTCCTGGATAGAAATCAACAATCGGGGCACTCGCCTATCCCTTAGTGATGACCAGACGATTACCATTGACCTGCCGTTCACCTGGCAGTTCTACGGTTCAACCTATACTCAAATCTCCATCTGCTCCAATGGCTGGGTCGCACCGGGTTTCACCACCACCACCGCTTACAACAACACATCGTTACCCACGACATCTTTACCGGGTGCCATCTGCCTTAACTGGGATGACCTTTATCCACCGGTTGGTAACGGCGTCTGGTACTTTTACGACGCCGATAACCACCGCTTTATTGTCGAATGGGATTCGGTACACTATTTCCCTGGCTCCGGTGCCCCTTATGAACGATTCCAGCTCGTCCTCTACGACCCAACGACCCCGACTCCGACCGGCGACAATCTAATTGTCGTCCAGTACCTCACCGCCAACCAGTACACTTCAAGCACCGTTGGTATCCAGGACCCGAGCCAGACCATCGCTATCCAGTGCCTGTTTGACAACAACTATCATCGAGGCAGCGCCCCAATCGCTCCGGGCCGGGCAATCAAATACACCACTGCGGCCCCAAGCGCAATCGCTGAAGAACCCAAAACCCATCCCGCTCAACTGGCACTCATCTGTTATCCCAACCCCAGCCGCGGAACGGTCCGATTCTTCTCAAACCTTGGCACCGATGTGCCTGTCAACATCTACGACCGCACCGGCCGGTTGGTGCGCACCCTTTCAGACCGTGAAAACTGGATTTGGGACGGCAAAGACGCACGGGGCAAACCCGTACCACCCGGTGTTTACTTCTCCCGCCTGAACTCACCGGAAATTCAGGCTGAAACAAAGTTCGTTATCGCCCGCTAAAGGTTACAAAAAGTTGCGGGGCGGTCATTGGTTCCGCCCCGCCTTTTCTTTTATAGAAAATTCGCAGCCGCAGTAGACCTGCCGATAAAGCCCTAACTCGCGCGAAATCTCAACACTGTGTTTAAATCCATCCCGTTTTTTCCAGTCCTCTTCAATGAACTCAATCCCCGCCATCGCGGCAACCTCTCTGCCAATTTGGTTTATCACATCTGCGCGCTTATTTGGTCCTATTGTCAGCGTCGAGGCAATTGCGCCGCAACCGATTTCCCGTGCCCGTTTTCCGCACTCCTCCAGTCGCAATCGGAAACAGACCTCGCACCGCTTTCCACCTTCCGGCTCATTCTCCAACCCCTTTACCGCTTCCCGAAACCGCCCGTGTTCATACGGGCCATACTCAATCGGAATGTGCCATAAGAAACTCAATCGCCGCACCGCATCTTGACGCCGTCGGAACTCCTCTTCCGGGAAGATGTTCGGGTTGTAGAAAAAACCGGTCACCTCGTAAATCGGTTGCAGCCGACGCACCACCGCGCTCGCACAGGGTGCGCAGCAGATATGAAGCAGGAGGCGGCTGGTGCTCAAATCAAACCGGCGGTCGGGTCTGAGAAACTTCTTTTAACGCCTTTAACTCATTGACCAACTGGGTTGCCTCAAATGGGTTGCGCGCCCACAAGAGCAGCGCCCCTTTGTGCTCCCGCTTCTCATCTCGGGGCAACAACCTTAAAAAGTCTTCAACCTCCTGCTGTTTCATCCTCAGAAAACCGGCAAGATGCTCCCGACCCGTGCGGACAACGACAACCACCTCGTCCTCACGGGGAAAGGGCCAGCGGGTTGGGTCAACTGCTACCACTATGGTGCCTTCTGCCTCGGGCCGTTGCGCTGCCCGGGGTGAGAAAAATTCAAATCCGCGGCGAATCAAGCCCAAATCCTCAATGTAAACCAGCCGCTCCAGTATCGCCTGCTGTTTCGGTGTTGTGCCCGCGGTCGGAAACGGTTCGTATGTTTTGGGTGGTCCTGCCGCCGTTTTGCCGAAACTGGTAACGGTTGGGGTGTACTCTAAAAATGGCGACATTGGCTGTTCAACCGCCACCTTTTTCTCTTCCCGCTTCGGTGCTTCGCCCACCACCCGCGGCACAACAATCTCTATCCCGTTGTCACCAAACCGCTCATAGGTCAAAACCCGGACATTGATGTTCATCCCCTTGAGGTAAACAATCATATCTTCTACCGCCTTGGTCACCTCATCAACGACCACGACAACCGGGAACTTACCCTCATCAAGACTCTTTGCCACCGCCTCTTGAAACTTCTTTTCCTCCCACCCTGATTTGACCCGACTGCGAATTTTCTCGCTCAGCGTTTTACCGGACGGGTCGCCAAACATCGCCGCCAATTGAGCAAACGGCTGGTGCCACAACCGCCCGCTTGCCGCCAAAAGGTCGCCGACCATCAAACTTATTCCTGTTTCCTCTTTCTGGTCCGGACAACCAACTAACATCACTTTGCCCGCCTCGTCCACCGCCACCAGTACCCGATTCGATGCCGCGCCCGGTACCAGCGTAACCGCCCGGGGCAAAGGAGCGTCGGCAAACGCCATCCCAAGAAACTCCGGAGCCTGATTGATGAGTTCCATGCGGTCTACCACACCGGGCACCGGCTTCGTGGGAAACTCCAGCCAATCTGGTGTCTCCTTATTTGCTCTGATAATACAGGGCTGCATCTTTACCCTTCCTTGGGTTTGGGCGGTGGTCTTTTACCAGCCATCACCCCGGGTTTGGTTCCGGGTCCGGGTGGCTTGGCAACATTTTTCGCCGGCTCGGTCGGTAGCGCACCTGCCGGTATCGAGCGTGTTGGTTCCTCTTCCCTTTTTTCTTCTTCCTCTTCCTCAACAACCGGCGGCAACTCTGCCTCAACCGGTCGTGGAACAACCGGCGGCTCTTGTCGGGGCGGAGTTGAAGGCAGGGCAAAAGTTGCGGGCGTTGATAAAACACCAAGCGCGGTTCGGGATGGGCTGACCGGCTCAACCACGAGTATGCCACCTCGAACCCAGATTGAATAACTGACCACCGCAACCACGAGATTCATTCCTTTTAGATAGTCCAGGACCTGGCGTACCTCGCCGGTTGGATGAGCGGTAACAATCAAAATCGGAAACCGCCCCTTTTCGAGGTTCGCAGCAACGGTTGGCTCAAACTGGTCAAAATCCCAGTCCGCACGGCTCCGCAAAAGCATCAACTCCTCTAAAGAAGCACCCTCAACCTCGGCAAAAATCTGGGAGAACTGCTCATAACTCATCCGCCACAGTCGGGTGCTTGCCGCGAGCACATCGGCAACAACCGTTTGATAGGCATTGGGACCGGACTCATCCGGACACCCAACAAGAAAAACGCCCCCCATCTCATCGACCGCGACCAGAATCGGAGAACTAACACCAAAACTTTTCGAAACCGGTGCTGCAACCCGAAACGGTGCTGCTGACCGCTCTGCGAAGTTCAAAAATTCCGGCTTGCGCCGGATTAGCTCGGCAACTTCGACAATTTTTATGTCAGCCGAATCGGGTGCATCCTGGGCAAAAGGAAAAACCTGCCAGCCTGGTTCCGCGGCTCGTGCCCGGATAAAAACCCGTGTTCCTCTTGGTGTCATCTCTGCGCCCTGGGTCTTGCGGTGAAAATCTTACTATTAAACCTCAGTGCACTCCGTAGCCGCCGCCCGAACCGAAACTGGTGAGAATCGACATATAGGGCATAATAATGGCGACAATCAGGAACACCGCGGCAACGCCCATAAACAGAATCATTATCGGTTCAATCATTCCGGTAAGGTTCTTTACCGCATATTCAACTTCGCTGTCGTAGTAGTCGGAAACCTGTTTTAACATATCGTCCAGCGCTCCCGACTCCTCACCGGTTGCCACCATCTGCACCACCATCGGCGGAAATACACCCAGTTCGCGCATCGGCGTTGCCAGGCCTCGGCCCCGGCGCACACTCTCCGCCAGTTTATCAATCGCCTGTGACAGATAAACATTGCCCACGGTCTTCGAAACTAAGTTCAAACTGCGCAAAATCGGTAAACCGGTTCGGTCCAGGGTCTCAAACATCCGGGCAAATCGGGAAAGAGCCATCTTGTAGATAATGGGTCCGAATATCGGCAGCCGCAACTTAAATCGGTCAAACCACATCCGCCCCACACTTGTTCGGATGAACATATAGAACAACACCACCGCCGCGGCAATAATTAGAACCAGCAGGTACCAGTACTTGCCCATGAAATTGGTCACGATGAGTAGAATCTGCGTTGGCAACGGCATCTTACCACCTACGGTGGCAATTAACGACACGAACTTGGGCAACACGAATGTTGCCAGTACCGCCACCGCGATGACAAAGGTAACCATCAGGATAATCGGATAGCGCATCGCACTGCCGACATCGGACTTCAGTTTCCGCTCGTGGTCTAAAAGCATCACCAACCGGTCAAGGATGTC is drawn from candidate division WOR-3 bacterium and contains these coding sequences:
- a CDS encoding T9SS type A sorting domain-containing protein encodes the protein MAEVSADDISLINNNQGPYILLSSRTVLDSPPGGNNNGRFDPGETGGLIVGLRNIGNQGVDSVYVKLRSSDSRFVITDSISSYGSIPAGATRTNETDPFGVQVDHSIPIETPVTLYLFINGTGYNDTIRFNIVVGELRPSDPIPDNGNPPRYWAYDDIDTLYPQHPNFSWIEINNRGTRLSLSDDQTITIDLPFTWQFYGSTYTQISICSNGWVAPGFTTTTAYNNTSLPTTSLPGAICLNWDDLYPPVGNGVWYFYDADNHRFIVEWDSVHYFPGSGAPYERFQLVLYDPTTPTPTGDNLIVVQYLTANQYTSSTVGIQDPSQTIAIQCLFDNNYHRGSAPIAPGRAIKYTTAAPSAIAEEPKTHPAQLALICYPNPSRGTVRFFSNLGTDVPVNIYDRTGRLVRTLSDRENWIWDGKDARGKPVPPGVYFSRLNSPEIQAETKFVIAR
- a CDS encoding epoxyqueuosine reductase QueH, with product MSTSRLLLHICCAPCASAVVRRLQPIYEVTGFFYNPNIFPEEEFRRRQDAVRRLSFLWHIPIEYGPYEHGRFREAVKGLENEPEGGKRCEVCFRLRLEECGKRAREIGCGAIASTLTIGPNKRADVINQIGREVAAMAGIEFIEEDWKKRDGFKHSVEISRELGLYRQVYCGCEFSIKEKAGRNQ
- a CDS encoding type II secretion system F family protein; this encodes MPLFRYKVRDKEGKIISGTIEGTDVASVTEKLDSFGYVPITIREEKAAAAGPSFDLSRFFERVKPADLINFTRQFVTLHRAGLPMLTAIGALQAQTKSKPLAKALDAIRKDLMGGAALSVAMAKHPRIFNELYVNSIWAGETGGVLDDILDRLVMLLDHERKLKSDVGSAMRYPIILMVTFVIAVAVLATFVLPKFVSLIATVGGKMPLPTQILLIVTNFMGKYWYLLVLIIAAAVVLFYMFIRTSVGRMWFDRFKLRLPIFGPIIYKMALSRFARMFETLDRTGLPILRSLNLVSKTVGNVYLSQAIDKLAESVRRGRGLATPMRELGVFPPMVVQMVATGEESGALDDMLKQVSDYYDSEVEYAVKNLTGMIEPIMILFMGVAAVFLIVAIIMPYMSILTSFGSGGGYGVH